From a region of the Malania oleifera isolate guangnan ecotype guangnan chromosome 12, ASM2987363v1, whole genome shotgun sequence genome:
- the LOC131143777 gene encoding nuclear transcription factor Y subunit C-2 has product MDQSEQQQQPPQPQQQQQQPVVGIVAGSSQMAYSTSPYQTAPMVATGTPAATIPSPAQHPTTYPSQHQLAYQAQHFLHQQQQQQLQMFWANQLQEIEQTTDFKNHSLPLARIKKIMKADEDVRMISAEAPVVFAKACEMFILELTLRSWIHTEENKRRTLQKNDIAAAISRTDVFDFLVDIIPRDELKEEGLGVTKATIPVSDNIPYYYVPPQHPVGPTGMMMGKPVDQAALYAAQQPQPPVAFMPPWPHSQPQQQQTQQPQTDQ; this is encoded by the coding sequence ATGGATCAATCAGAACAGCAGCAGCAGCCCCCGCAaccgcagcagcagcagcagcagcctgTGGTTGGAATTGTTGCAGGGTCAAGTCAAATGGCCTACTCTACTTCTCCATACCAAACTGCTCCCATGGTGGCTACTGGAACTCCTGCTGCAACCATCCCTTCCCCAGCACAGCATCCCACCACTTACCCATCTCAGCATCAACTTGCCTACCAAGCTCAACACTTCCTCCATcaacagcagcagcaacagcTTCAGATGTTCTGGGCTAACCAACTGCAAGAAATTGAGCAAACAACTGACTTCAAGAATCATAGTCTCCCGCTTGCTCGGATCAAGAAAATAATGAAAGCTGATGAGGACGTCAGAATGATTTCAGCAGAGGCTCCAGTCGTATTTGCAAAAGCATGTGAGATGTTCATCTTGGAGCTGACTTTGCGCTCTTGGATACACACAGAAGAGAATAAGAGACGAACGCTTCAGAAGAATGATATTGCAGCTGCCATTTCAAGGACAGATGTCTTTGATTTTTTGGTGGATATTATTCCTAGAGATGAGTTAAAAGAGGAAGGACTTGGGGTCACCAAGGCAACTATTCCAGTGAGTGACAATATTCCATACTACTATGTCCCTCCCCAGCATCCTGTGGGGCCAACAGGGATGATGATGGGAAAACCAGTTGATCAAGCAGCACTCTATGCTGCCCAGCAGCCCCAGCCACCTGTGGCTTTCATGCCACCTTGGCCTCATTCTCAGCCTCAGCAACAACAAACTCAACAGCCGCAAACTGACCAATGA